A region from the Pelodiscus sinensis isolate JC-2024 chromosome 11, ASM4963464v1, whole genome shotgun sequence genome encodes:
- the LOC142830955 gene encoding uncharacterized protein LOC142830955, which yields MRRNAALSPLQTARDPGGRQPSVCGYRGGGRSLDSCWVLSLSPRLSMGLKATGMEPEMSTYNPFYLPCSMEAGDPASTQGPFSAMGQPSWGLEGNSAQQSQLPRAAGGPYGLWPQKIEPAPRRLDPFAQAFPNPPFGNPWVLGTQASRSPGCSLQEIMAQHPSAIPQEGYPPGSPLLPQLPGGQLEGSGPPLPYCSLPARQGQGGGGYGQHCRETPLPCLYQENQPASYSPPGGYPGPAPQGLTGPELYAGLLGPSDWPPDATSSLCCYQVCWHEEGGGEMGAPSPRTMLPRRGGVGRFPQDEW from the exons ATGCGCCGCAACGCTGCATTGAGCCCTCTGCAAACAGCCAGGGACCCGGGCGGGCGTCAGCCGAGCGTCTGTGGGTaccgtgggggagggaggagcctggATTCCTGCTGGGTTCTATCCCTGTCACCAAGA CTCTCTATGGGACTCAAGGCCACTGGGATGGAGCCTGAGATGAGCACCTACAACCCCTTCTACCTCCCCTGCAGCATGGAGGCCGGGGATCCTGCCAGCACACAGGGGCCATTCTCTGCCATgggccagcccagctggggcctaGAGGGGAATTCAGCCCAGCAGAGCCAGCTGcccagggcagcgggggggcCCTATGGGCTTTGGCCCCAGAAGATCGAGCCAGCCCCCCGCAGGCTGGACCCCTTTGCCCAAGCCTTCCCTAACCCACCTTTTGGGAATCCATGGGTACTGGGGACCCAGGCATCCAGGAGCccgggctgcagcctgcaggagaTAATGGCCCAGCACCCCTCTGCCATTCCACAGGAGGGATACCCGCCTGGCAGTCCCCTGCTGCCGCAACTCCCTGGAGGCCAGCTGGAGGGGTCAGGGCCTCCTCTGCCCTACTGCAGCCTCCCAGCAAggcagggacagggtggaggtgggtatgggcagcactgcagggagacCCCCCTTCCGTGCCTGTACCAGGAGAACCAGCCTGCTAGCTACAGCCCCCCGGGGGGCTATCCGGGGCCTG CTCCCCAGGGGCTCACAGGCCCTGAGCTATATGCTGGACTCCTGGGACCCTCAGACTGGCCCCCTGATGCCACCTCCAGTCTCTGCTGCTACCAGGTGTGTTGGCATGAGGAGggtggtggggagatgggggCACCTAGTCCCAGGACCATGCTGCcaaggaggggaggagtggggagattCCCCCAAGATGAGTGGTGA